Proteins encoded within one genomic window of Coprococcus phoceensis:
- a CDS encoding PqqD family protein: MKIKTGFMMREVAGKFVAVPVGVGANDFKGMLQTNKTGAFLWKLLEKKQTKETLVCAMLEHYEMTEGQAEKDVETFTSQLIEAGILEA; the protein is encoded by the coding sequence ATGAAGATTAAAACTGGGTTTATGATGAGAGAAGTAGCTGGAAAATTCGTGGCGGTTCCGGTAGGAGTGGGAGCAAATGATTTTAAAGGAATGCTGCAAACCAATAAAACGGGAGCATTTCTCTGGAAATTACTTGAGAAAAAACAGACGAAAGAAACGCTTGTTTGCGCAATGTTGGAGCATTATGAGATGACGGAAGGACAAGCTGAAAAAGACGTGGAGACATTTACCAGTCAGCTCATTGAGGCTGGAATCTTAGAGGCGTAA
- a CDS encoding S24/S26 family peptidase yields the protein MIKKMEQILVETGELFTTASGISMLPCIRPKRDMIHLVTPNQGVKKHDVILYKRKNGNYILHRVIKTKPDGYVLCGDNQWVLEWGINDEQVLGVLKGFYRGERYVDCEKNRLYHIYVAIWCFSLAMRKWILKGMNLMRRTGRILRKFPEKSE from the coding sequence ATGATTAAAAAAATGGAACAGATTCTTGTGGAGACTGGAGAACTTTTTACAACTGCCTCCGGTATCAGTATGCTCCCGTGTATTCGTCCAAAACGAGATATGATTCATCTTGTCACTCCAAACCAAGGCGTAAAAAAACACGATGTTATTCTTTATAAAAGAAAAAATGGAAATTATATTCTTCACAGAGTAATTAAAACGAAGCCGGATGGATATGTGTTATGCGGAGACAACCAGTGGGTGCTCGAGTGGGGAATTAACGATGAGCAGGTGCTGGGTGTGCTGAAAGGATTCTATCGCGGGGAAAGATATGTGGATTGTGAGAAAAATCGTTTGTATCATATATATGTGGCTATATGGTGTTTTTCGCTTGCAATGCGAAAATGGATTTTAAAAGGAATGAATCTGATGAGAAGAACAGGCAGGATACTTAGAAAATTCCCTGAAAAATCGGAATAG
- the rplM gene encoding 50S ribosomal protein L13, giving the protein MKTYMANPDKIERKWYVVDAEGCTLGRLTSEIAKVLRGKNKPEYTPHIDTGDYVVVINAEKIKVTGKKLDQKIYYHHSDYVGGMKETTLREMMAKKPEKVIELAVKGMLPKGPLGRSMIKKLHVYAGPEHEQQAQKPEVLTF; this is encoded by the coding sequence ATGAAAACTTACATGGCTAATCCAGACAAGATTGAAAGAAAATGGTATGTAGTTGATGCAGAAGGATGCACATTAGGACGCTTAACTTCTGAGATCGCTAAAGTTTTAAGAGGAAAAAATAAACCGGAATATACACCACACATCGATACAGGTGATTACGTAGTTGTAATCAACGCTGAAAAAATTAAAGTAACAGGTAAAAAATTAGATCAGAAAATCTACTATCATCACTCAGACTATGTAGGAGGAATGAAAGAGACTACATTAAGAGAAATGATGGCTAAGAAACCTGAAAAAGTAATTGAACTTGCAGTTAAAGGAATGCTTCCAAAAGGACCTTTGGGAAGAAGTATGATCAAAAAATTACACGTATACGCTGGACCAGAGCACGAACAACAAGCTCAGAAACCAGAAGTATTAACATTTTAA
- the rpsI gene encoding 30S ribosomal protein S9, whose product MANAKFYGTGRRKKSIARVYLVPGTGKITINKRDIDEYLGLETLKVVVRQPLVATETVDKFDVLVNVHGGGYTGQAGAIRHGIARALLQADADYRPVLKKAGYLTRDPRMKERKKYGLKAARRAPQFSKR is encoded by the coding sequence ATGGCTAATGCAAAATTCTACGGAACAGGAAGAAGAAAAAAATCAATCGCAAGAGTATATTTAGTACCTGGAACAGGTAAAATTACAATAAACAAAAGAGATATTGATGAATATCTTGGATTAGAGACATTAAAAGTTGTAGTTCGTCAGCCACTCGTTGCTACAGAGACAGTTGACAAATTCGACGTATTAGTAAACGTACACGGTGGAGGATACACAGGACAGGCTGGAGCTATCCGTCACGGTATCGCAAGAGCTTTACTTCAAGCTGATGCTGATTACAGACCAGTTCTTAAGAAAGCAGGATACTTAACACGTGATCCACGTATGAAAGAACGTAAGAAATACGGACTTAAAGCAGCTCGTAGAGCACCACAGTTCTCCAAACGTTAA